In a genomic window of Passer domesticus isolate bPasDom1 chromosome 3, bPasDom1.hap1, whole genome shotgun sequence:
- the RSPH9 gene encoding radial spoke head protein 9 homolog isoform X5 has protein sequence MEALSVPAALALVAGGGAGLSPELRAALGASLPLVQRDYRFERVWFWGCIQGVRGSYYIAQGLGPDRAAPRSRLYSLNCLDWSLLTPATQEMLALAEQVKGRFQGDPSFEYSLAEINPEAAARLVESGKEPVIKEEARLIATIEHIDRAVGVVPRGAFVKTPLGSVHENRLFEGLSLVEAKKLSSYFHFTEPANLKNKTLMEKADLDPSTDFLDSLEHDIPRGKGDVNIRLGECVKLSYRMPWSYLTLIQVVSTNKL, from the exons ATGGAGGCGCTGTCGGTGCCCGCGGCGCTGGCGCTGGTggccggcggcggcgcggggctcAGCCCGGAGCTGCGGGCGGCGCTGGGCGCCTCGCTGCCGCTGGTGCAGCGCGACTACCGCTTCGAGCGGGTCTGGTTCTGGGGCTGCATCCAGGGCGTGCGCGGCTCCTACTACATcgcccaggggctgggccccGACCGCGCCGCGCCCCGCAGCCGCCTGTACAG CTTGAACTGCTTGGACTGGAGCCTCCTGACGCCAGCCACCCAGGAGATGCTTGCACTGGCTGAGCAGGTGAAGGGCCGCTTTCAGGGGGATCCTTCTTTTGAGTACAGCTTGGCTGAGATAAACCCAGAAGCTGCTGCAAGACTGGTTGAAAGTGGTAAGGAG CCTGTGATCAAGGAGGAGGCCCGCCTCATAGCTACGATAGAGCACATAGACAGAGCAGTTGGTGTCGTCCCCCGGGGGGCATTTGTGAAGACTCCTCTTGGGTCTGTGCATGAAAACAGACTCTTTGAAG GTCTGTCTTTGGTGGAGGCAAAAAAGTTAAGTTCCTATTTCCATTTCACTGAGCCTGCTAACCTGAAGAATAAAACCCTGATGGAAAAGGCTGACCTGGACCCATCCACCGACTTTCTAGATTCTCTGGAGCATGATATCCCACGAGGTAAAG GAGATGTGAACATTAGACTTGGTGAATGTGTGAAACTGAGCTACAGAATGCCATGGAGTTACCTGACATTAATACAAGTAGTTTCGACAAACAAGCTTTAA
- the RSPH9 gene encoding radial spoke head protein 9 homolog isoform X3 has product MEALSVPAALALVAGGGAGLSPELRAALGASLPLVQRDYRFERVWFWGCIQGVRGSYYIAQGLGPDRAAPRSRLYSLNCLDWSLLTPATQEMLALAEQVKGRFQGDPSFEYSLAEINPEAAARLVESGKEPVIKEEARLIATIEHIDRAVGVVPRGAFVKTPLGSVHENRLFEGLSLVEAKKLSSYFHFTEPANLKNKTLMEKADLDPSTDFLDSLEHDIPRAARVSLSERSVTNMWNLLLKAAEETVVSKKLLRSTEIQSEELGNSYYSLP; this is encoded by the exons ATGGAGGCGCTGTCGGTGCCCGCGGCGCTGGCGCTGGTggccggcggcggcgcggggctcAGCCCGGAGCTGCGGGCGGCGCTGGGCGCCTCGCTGCCGCTGGTGCAGCGCGACTACCGCTTCGAGCGGGTCTGGTTCTGGGGCTGCATCCAGGGCGTGCGCGGCTCCTACTACATcgcccaggggctgggccccGACCGCGCCGCGCCCCGCAGCCGCCTGTACAG CTTGAACTGCTTGGACTGGAGCCTCCTGACGCCAGCCACCCAGGAGATGCTTGCACTGGCTGAGCAGGTGAAGGGCCGCTTTCAGGGGGATCCTTCTTTTGAGTACAGCTTGGCTGAGATAAACCCAGAAGCTGCTGCAAGACTGGTTGAAAGTGGTAAGGAG CCTGTGATCAAGGAGGAGGCCCGCCTCATAGCTACGATAGAGCACATAGACAGAGCAGTTGGTGTCGTCCCCCGGGGGGCATTTGTGAAGACTCCTCTTGGGTCTGTGCATGAAAACAGACTCTTTGAAG GTCTGTCTTTGGTGGAGGCAAAAAAGTTAAGTTCCTATTTCCATTTCACTGAGCCTGCTAACCTGAAGAATAAAACCCTGATGGAAAAGGCTGACCTGGACCCATCCACCGACTTTCTAGATTCTCTGGAGCATGATATCCCACGAG CAGCTCGAGTCAGTCTGTCAGAAAGGAG TGTAACAAACATGTGGAACTTGCTACTGAAAGCGGCAGAGGAAACAGTGGTGTCCAAGAAACTTTTGAGAAGTACAGAAATACAAAGTGAGGAGTTAGGAAACAG cTACTATAGTTTGCCATGA
- the RSPH9 gene encoding radial spoke head protein 9 homolog isoform X1, producing the protein MEALSVPAALALVAGGGAGLSPELRAALGASLPLVQRDYRFERVWFWGCIQGVRGSYYIAQGLGPDRAAPRSRLYSLNCLDWSLLTPATQEMLALAEQVKGRFQGDPSFEYSLAEINPEAAARLVESGKEPVIKEEARLIATIEHIDRAVGVVPRGAFVKTPLGSVHENRLFEGLSLVEAKKLSSYFHFTEPANLKNKTLMEKADLDPSTDFLDSLEHDIPRGKGSWSIQVEKGGTVVVLRSLLWLGLTFYHVPMTKQFGYVYFGTGEKNLDLPFML; encoded by the exons ATGGAGGCGCTGTCGGTGCCCGCGGCGCTGGCGCTGGTggccggcggcggcgcggggctcAGCCCGGAGCTGCGGGCGGCGCTGGGCGCCTCGCTGCCGCTGGTGCAGCGCGACTACCGCTTCGAGCGGGTCTGGTTCTGGGGCTGCATCCAGGGCGTGCGCGGCTCCTACTACATcgcccaggggctgggccccGACCGCGCCGCGCCCCGCAGCCGCCTGTACAG CTTGAACTGCTTGGACTGGAGCCTCCTGACGCCAGCCACCCAGGAGATGCTTGCACTGGCTGAGCAGGTGAAGGGCCGCTTTCAGGGGGATCCTTCTTTTGAGTACAGCTTGGCTGAGATAAACCCAGAAGCTGCTGCAAGACTGGTTGAAAGTGGTAAGGAG CCTGTGATCAAGGAGGAGGCCCGCCTCATAGCTACGATAGAGCACATAGACAGAGCAGTTGGTGTCGTCCCCCGGGGGGCATTTGTGAAGACTCCTCTTGGGTCTGTGCATGAAAACAGACTCTTTGAAG GTCTGTCTTTGGTGGAGGCAAAAAAGTTAAGTTCCTATTTCCATTTCACTGAGCCTGCTAACCTGAAGAATAAAACCCTGATGGAAAAGGCTGACCTGGACCCATCCACCGACTTTCTAGATTCTCTGGAGCATGATATCCCACGAGGTAAAG GCTCCTGGAGTATCCAGGTGGAGAAGGGAGGCACTGTGGTGGTGCTGCGGAGCCTGCTGTGGCTGGGACTGACATTCTACCACGTCCCTATGACCAAGCAATTCGGCTACGTCTACTTTGGCACTGGTGAGAAGAATCTTGATCTGCCCTTCATGCTGTGA
- the RSPH9 gene encoding radial spoke head protein 9 homolog isoform X2 produces the protein MEALSVPAALALVAGGGAGLSPELRAALGASLPLVQRDYRFERVWFWGCIQGVRGSYYIAQGLGPDRAAPRSRLYSLNCLDWSLLTPATQEMLALAEQVKGRFQGDPSFEYSLAEINPEAAARLVESGKEPVIKEEARLIATIEHIDRAVGVVPRGAFVKTPLGSVHENRLFEGLSLVEAKKLSSYFHFTEPANLKNKTLMEKADLDPSTDFLDSLEHDIPRGSWSIQVEKGGTVVVLRSLLWLGLTFYHVPMTKQFGYVYFGTGEKNLDLPFML, from the exons ATGGAGGCGCTGTCGGTGCCCGCGGCGCTGGCGCTGGTggccggcggcggcgcggggctcAGCCCGGAGCTGCGGGCGGCGCTGGGCGCCTCGCTGCCGCTGGTGCAGCGCGACTACCGCTTCGAGCGGGTCTGGTTCTGGGGCTGCATCCAGGGCGTGCGCGGCTCCTACTACATcgcccaggggctgggccccGACCGCGCCGCGCCCCGCAGCCGCCTGTACAG CTTGAACTGCTTGGACTGGAGCCTCCTGACGCCAGCCACCCAGGAGATGCTTGCACTGGCTGAGCAGGTGAAGGGCCGCTTTCAGGGGGATCCTTCTTTTGAGTACAGCTTGGCTGAGATAAACCCAGAAGCTGCTGCAAGACTGGTTGAAAGTGGTAAGGAG CCTGTGATCAAGGAGGAGGCCCGCCTCATAGCTACGATAGAGCACATAGACAGAGCAGTTGGTGTCGTCCCCCGGGGGGCATTTGTGAAGACTCCTCTTGGGTCTGTGCATGAAAACAGACTCTTTGAAG GTCTGTCTTTGGTGGAGGCAAAAAAGTTAAGTTCCTATTTCCATTTCACTGAGCCTGCTAACCTGAAGAATAAAACCCTGATGGAAAAGGCTGACCTGGACCCATCCACCGACTTTCTAGATTCTCTGGAGCATGATATCCCACGAG GCTCCTGGAGTATCCAGGTGGAGAAGGGAGGCACTGTGGTGGTGCTGCGGAGCCTGCTGTGGCTGGGACTGACATTCTACCACGTCCCTATGACCAAGCAATTCGGCTACGTCTACTTTGGCACTGGTGAGAAGAATCTTGATCTGCCCTTCATGCTGTGA
- the RSPH9 gene encoding radial spoke head protein 9 homolog isoform X4: MEALSVPAALALVAGGGAGLSPELRAALGASLPLVQRDYRFERVWFWGCIQGVRGSYYIAQGLGPDRAAPRSRLYSLNCLDWSLLTPATQEMLALAEQVKGRFQGDPSFEYSLAEINPEAAARLVESGKEPVIKEEARLIATIEHIDRAVGVVPRGAFVKTPLGSVHENRLFEGLSLVEAKKLSSYFHFTEPANLKNKTLMEKADLDPSTDFLDSLEHDIPRARVSLSERSVTNMWNLLLKAAEETVVSKKLLRSTEIQSEELGNSYYSLP; encoded by the exons ATGGAGGCGCTGTCGGTGCCCGCGGCGCTGGCGCTGGTggccggcggcggcgcggggctcAGCCCGGAGCTGCGGGCGGCGCTGGGCGCCTCGCTGCCGCTGGTGCAGCGCGACTACCGCTTCGAGCGGGTCTGGTTCTGGGGCTGCATCCAGGGCGTGCGCGGCTCCTACTACATcgcccaggggctgggccccGACCGCGCCGCGCCCCGCAGCCGCCTGTACAG CTTGAACTGCTTGGACTGGAGCCTCCTGACGCCAGCCACCCAGGAGATGCTTGCACTGGCTGAGCAGGTGAAGGGCCGCTTTCAGGGGGATCCTTCTTTTGAGTACAGCTTGGCTGAGATAAACCCAGAAGCTGCTGCAAGACTGGTTGAAAGTGGTAAGGAG CCTGTGATCAAGGAGGAGGCCCGCCTCATAGCTACGATAGAGCACATAGACAGAGCAGTTGGTGTCGTCCCCCGGGGGGCATTTGTGAAGACTCCTCTTGGGTCTGTGCATGAAAACAGACTCTTTGAAG GTCTGTCTTTGGTGGAGGCAAAAAAGTTAAGTTCCTATTTCCATTTCACTGAGCCTGCTAACCTGAAGAATAAAACCCTGATGGAAAAGGCTGACCTGGACCCATCCACCGACTTTCTAGATTCTCTGGAGCATGATATCCCACGAG CTCGAGTCAGTCTGTCAGAAAGGAG TGTAACAAACATGTGGAACTTGCTACTGAAAGCGGCAGAGGAAACAGTGGTGTCCAAGAAACTTTTGAGAAGTACAGAAATACAAAGTGAGGAGTTAGGAAACAG cTACTATAGTTTGCCATGA